The genomic interval aaactaagtaaattttttttttttttaattcaagggtTCCACATGTAGATCCAACcaactacatatttttaaaagctggctCTATTTAGCATGTGTTCATTATTCCCTGAATACatattacattgtattaggtattaagTACTCCAGAGATTTAGAGTTAGGAGGGTGTCTATAAGTCATATACTAACCATTTTATGTAACTTTATTAAAGGACTTAAGCATTGGCAGACTCACATCCAAGAAGGTCCTAGAACCAATCTCCTACAGATACTGAGGGACACttatatgtgtaattttttaCATCAAACTGAGGGTTTTGAACATATCCCCTGTGGATGAGGAGGAACTACCATACCTTAGATGAGCAGTATTTTCATTCAGACTCAAAAAAGAACCCATCCAAATATCAACCTCAGAGctaggaagtagctcagtggaaagcacttgccttgcacgcacaatgccctggattcaatccccagttccaaaaaaagggacaaaaagaaaatgcaattatcAACTCCAAATACAAAGTTCTCATGTTCATACCATTGCTTTAGTTTTTAGCATTAAGTACTATAAATCtcaaaatgtagaaaatgaagaGTTCAGAAACTTAAGAAGTaagcctttatttctttgttttgcatATAAAGCTGAGTTGTTGCTTTTTGGTGATTAGTCAAAGAGACCAAATCCCATATCCTCATCCGACTCCTCCGACTCTTCCTTGGCTTCAACCTTGGCTGGGgccgcagcagcagcaggagcagcagtaGTAGCAGCAGCCACTGGGGCAGCAGCCACAAATGCAGATGGATCAGCCAAGAAGGCCTTGACCTGAAGAAAAGTCAGTGGTCAAAGTGGTCATCCACACCCCTCTACTACCCACAAGCTTCCTGCCTTTGTATGGctcaaaataaataactacaaCGTCTAAGCCAGTATAGCCTTTCTAGTCAAATCCCTGCAGGGGAACATGGGTATGGCCTAATGAGGGAGTTTAAGGCCCAGCTCTTGCCCACAGCCCACCTCTCTGGATCTCCTATCATTTCTAAAGTGAGAATACATTTCCCTTGTCCCCAATCTCTTTAAGCTCTTAAATAaaggagctgggcgtggtggcagacacctgtaatcacagcttctcagaagctgagacagaaggatcacaaatttaaagccagcctcagcaaaagtgaggtgcaaagcaactcattgagaccctgtctccaaataaaatacataagagggctggtaccaaaaaaataaataaaaaggctggggttgtagctcagtgcttaagcacccctggatatGGTAACAAAAGGACTAACTCAATAAAGCTACTGTTTGTTACCCTGTCAGGCCTGCTGTGGTCCTGGGTGAAATCTTACCTTCTCAGCAAGTGGGAAGGTGTACTCAGTCTCCACAGACAAAGCCAGGACCCTCTTGTACCCATTGATGATAGAATGGGGTACTGATGCAACAGTTGGATAACCAATCTGCAGACAAACACTAGCAACATTGCGGACACCctgtgggagaagagagaaagattacattttaGTGAGataccctaaaggaaaaaaaaacagtgaagacCAAGGAAAGCTTGATATGGAAATACAACTCATAGCAGCTCAATCTCAAAGGAGACATCTCATCTTACACCAAATGCTCCTGGCAGGGCAATTCAAACGGATgagttataaaatgtttttgcacTTATTCCAAACCCAGGTATTCCATACACTATGCTGGTGGTGGCTACCTGAAAAGTCaccattttgtgaaaaaaaaactgttaatagTCATTGACTTCAATATATGagataaaaactttaaatacaAATGTTCTCTCCATATCCACGGaggactggttccaggacccctccacagataccaaaatctgtggatactCAAGTCCCTCATTGAAAAtagtgtagtatttgcatattacTTACAAAATCCTCCTTATACCTTAAATCATcttgaaattacttttaataactaatacaatgcaaataccATATAGTTATTATACTATGTTGTTTAgggaatgacaaggaaaaaaggtGTGCACACATTCAGTACGTATTTCCTTTTTAGCAAACCTGAATTGGTTAAACCTATagatgcagaacccacagataaaataaaaaaggaattacaTCTTCTATCATTATTATTCCTTAAAGACATTTTAATGGCAGAATTAGGCACGACAATCTCAAAAATAAGGACAACCAGTCATCCCCAACAAAGGGCACTTGGCAATGTTAACTTTTATCTATTAAACTGTCACTTCTCTTTCAAGTCATGACACTATTCAAAATTTCATGTCTCATCATTGCAGGCCCTGGAATAATAACCCTTACTGCATGCCCAGCATTTTTCTAAGGCCTTATCCTCATTAAATCTTTCAATAATCTTACAGTATACAAGAGTAAATAACCTGCCCAACTCTGGTACTTGTCATGTTCCCAACTATTAACATAGGAAGGAGCGGAGCTGGGTAGCACATACTTCCAGGAAACGAGAATGCAGAGTCTCCTCTGTGATGTCAAGCACTTCAGGGTTGTAGATGCTGCCATTGTCAAACACTTGCTGAATGATCAGCCCAAAGGAGAAGGGGGATATGTTCAGCATGTTCAGCAGGGTAGCTTCGCTGGCTCCCACTTTGTCTCCAGTCTTTATCAGCTGCACATCACTCTGAGGAATAAGGTAACAGTGCACAATTAATACCTGGATATCCAGCAGTCCTACAGCCTCCAGGAGAAGCCCCCCATATGCCCAGCTTGCACTGGTGAGCCTAGTCTACTCACCAGGATTTCAATGGTGCCCCTAGAGATTTTAGTGGTAATGCCCAAAGCCTGGAAGAAGGAAGTCTTCTCGGGCCCCAGACCAGTGTTCTGGGCTGGTACGGTGACTTCACATGGTGCAATGGCACCAGCACGGGCAGCAGCTGGAACCTGAACAATGAACAGTGAGAAAAGTCTCTCCTCTGACACAATATGGAAAAGATCAATTTTGCTTTAAgaagccaaactcaaaaaaaagttttttatctAACTTAATTCTTCCCTTACCTTATTGGCCAGCAGCATGTCCCTGATCTCAGTGAGGTCCTCCTTGGTGAACACAAAGCCCACATTCCCCCTGATATGAGGCAACAGTCTGCAAAGAGAAGTTCACAAGAGATGTTACCTGAAAGCACCATTCTTCTCCAGGAAAAGGGAGAAGGGCACTAGGAAAGGAGGACAAAGTTGACAGAAGCATTGACTGACTTCTCTAGAGCTGGGTTGTTTTCCAGATGCCCTCGAATGGCCTTGCGCATCATAGTGTTTTTGCCCATCAGCACCACAGCCTTCCCCCGGAGGGACATTCGGATCTGCTGCATCTGCTTGGAGCCCACATTGTCTGCTCCCACAATGAAGCATTTTGGATAGTCATCCAAAAGTTGCTACAAAAACAAGCCAGAAACAAGCAAAGTTTAGCAGAAGGAAGGCAGAAAAAATGTCAGTAGAAACTAAACCCCATAATCACtcatttccatcttcttttcttcctacCTTTTGAAGTCCCTCTATATTGGGCCAGTCATACCCACCAGATCCTCCCGAATTGTAACACTATCATATTTGATCCTGATTTGCTTGCTATGTATACTAAAAACTAGCTTTCTATGTTTAATCAAagctttttaaatgtacatttagtggggctggggttgtggctcagtggcagagtgcttgcctggcatgtgtgaggcactgggttcaatcctcagcaccacaaaaaattaaataagaataaaataaaggtattgtgtccatctacagctaaaaaaaaatctttaagaaaaataaatacacatttagtTTCCATTATTCTTTTTCCAATTGCGAAATGTTTCTGGCTGCATTAACAGAAAACTGTTCCCAATAAGTTGATCATCTGATGACATGGACTTTAGGCAATCAAAACATAAAGCAAACACTGCAAAACACCCCTTGTAGAATGTACATTGTGTACTTACAgattaaagttttttgtttgaaAACCTTCATGATAAAAGTGCAAGACTAAAATACAGACTAAGCTCTACAATGTGGCCTAGTTCCTAAAGAGCAACACGGTCAGAGTTTAGGACTAGGGAAGCCCCACCTCAAAAGCCATTCAAAATAAGTCACTGGACACTGAATTTCTTGACTGACAGGTCCTAAATGTGTAATAATATGGCTCTTTACAATGAGTCACTCCTTGTCTCAGATCTCCCTAAATAGGTAGGCAAGGGAACAAAGTATGACATGAGCTAAGATAAACTATTTGACTTACCTGAGCCTTCCCATCAACAaagcgcggggggggggggtgtcatcAGGGGAAATTAAGACTATAGGAGATATACCCCAAATTGCCTAATTCAGTAGCTGTCACCAAGTAACAGCACCTGGCAGGTGACTGTCCCTATTAGGGCCCAGGAACACATGATGGTTGGCCACAGCCCACTATGCACTTACGATGATCTTAAGGAAGTAGTTGGACTTCCAGGTCGCCCTGTCTTCCCTGGGCATCACGACGGTGCGTCAGGGATTGCCACGCAGGGTTTAAAGACGATGTCActgaagggagaaagggagctCAGACCCCGCCAACCCGACACCTGTCCTTTTGGTCTGAGGCCTTTGCGGTGCTAACCACGCGCCAGCGCCCGCCGGGCCTGGACCAGCAGGCGCCATCAGCTGTGGAGCGCAATCCGCCGCCGAGGTCCCAGGCGGGACTGGTCGGGGTCCCATAGTCCCCAAACAGCGCTccaccacatacatacacacacatgcgcgCGCACAGACACTCCGATCACCCAAAGATCCCAGGCTTCCTGCCACCAGCCCACCGCATGGAACAGGCGGCAGCACAAACCTCTCACGAGGACGCCTGGCGAGAAAAGGGCCGCACGCCGGCGCGTGTCTTTTATATGTTAATGAAGGAGCCAATCAGAAGCCGAGGACAGCACCCCTGCGTATTGGCTGGTGCTGGCGCTCATCCGGACGAGCCGAACTAATCTAGGCAACCATTGGATGACATCACTGCCACTCTGGCCAACCGGAAGCCACCTTTAAGCAGGGTAGTTAAGGAAGACGCTACCTTATGTAGGAAGAGCTCTCTCTTTTACAGAGCCTCTGCCCCCTGCTGGGGTGGAGTTACGTTTGACTAGGAGCTATATTGTGTGAATTAAGACTCGGTGTGTCCCATTGCCACTTGACCAACTCGGCAAACTGTAGGGTATGACGACGAGTTGAGAAATAAATAGCAACTACCTTAGAAACAAAATGGTTTGTTGCCTCCTATTCCACCAAAACAGGGATCCTTTAAAACCTAAGTCCTTATCTGCTCAAACTCGTCAAATCCTCCACACTTAACTCAGAGTAAAAGCCTAAAATTTACCCAGTCTTCACCCCATAATCTCATGTATTTTCCCACTGACTTTCACTTCTAACTAGACCATTCTCAATTTGCTGCTTTTCCAAAGCACTACTGACTTTAGTTAGGGCTGTTTGCATGGCTCTTTCCTCCATCTGGACCACTCCTAGCCAGTGTCCACCCAAAGAATTCACCTACACCAAGTCTTGAGGCTAACATCACCTGCTGAATGTGGCATACACTGACTTCggtatttaaaattacaaaaaaaaaaaaaaaaaaaccctcactcCTACTCTCCCTcactctgccccctcccccataCACTTACATCTTCTCattcattatataatttatttcattattttttggcTGCCTCTTCCTGCAGGAATTCCAACTCCACAAGTGCACAGACTTATGTCCTATGCGAGGTGTAGCAGACATATAGTAAgtttttgctgaatgaatgaatgcaggaCTTGCAGCTAGATgattctgccacttactagctgtgatGTCATCTTAAAAAGTGATTCCACCTTGCAGACCCTGTTCCCCGCACCCTTCCCCActcctggtaccagggattgaacccagtgagccacatccccagcctctgccccatttattcattcatttatttatttatttatttaggtactggggattgaactccggggtactcgaccactgagccacacccccagccctattttgtattttgagacagggtctcactgagaacCTTCTAAGCACcttctaaattgctggggctggctttcaactcacgattctccagcctcagcctaccgaaccactgggattacaggcttgtgccaccatgcccagcccccagtccctttttaatattatatttagagacaggatctcactgagttgctttaggacctcactgagttgctgagacttgaactggtgatcctcctgcctcagtctcccaagccactgggattatagatgttcACCCCTGCACCCCGCCTATTTCCCATTCTTTAActgtaaaacagggataataatTATACCCACATTCTAGcattgttatgaggattaattATAGGTTAAGACAACATATTTCCTGGGATAGAAGAAAGTCAATAAATGTTACCTTATAATTACGTTGAACAATTATTTCAATAATTGTATTACTTGAATAATTGTACAATAAAAATTTGGGGATGTTTCACCCTATCTTCACCCTCTTCACTTGACCAAGTTAGATATTTCCATTGAGTTTATCTGGACCATATATGACCAACAAACAGTTGGCTATAACTGTATACAGTCCCAAGTTCTGTGTCTAGAAATTTTCCCCCAGCAAGGCTGGTCTAAAGGTGAAGTTCTGACATGCCTATCTTGCATCTAATTTTGTTATGGTGACTCCTTGGATAGTTATTCATGAAGCCATCTTTTTGCATCACAGTTAACAGGAACTATTCCCAGACCTGACCAAATTCATCTACAGGAGTGGGATccataaatgtgtattttaattttttgtatatgtggtggtgctggggattgaacccaagatctCTAAATATGctaagacaagtgctctaccactgagccataccttcaacccttgtattttgtttttaagtctccTAATGCTTCTCGTGATCAGCCCAATTTGAGAATGTCTAGATTACTgctaagatttctttttaaggACAATGTATTTCTGCACACTCAGCATTGTGTTAAATACTTTGTGCACAGTCCTAATAGTAAATCTTTACAACAATCCTCTGAGGAGGTAAAATATTAGTATTCCCATTTTTATTCATCAGAAAACTCAACAGAGACATAAATAATTTGCCCAGGTCTCTCAGCCAATAAATGGTGGTTTCAGAACTGAAATCCaggacaagttcaaagcccatgGGCCTCAATATGCTATACAGTCCCTTCCAAACTCTGAGTCAGTCCCCTCTAAGTGCACTTTTCCAACATACATACTCTCATGGTAAATTTCCAAGGACATCCTGTCTCTGACAATATATCTAATTGCAGCACTTCAATATATCGATACCATGAAGACATTAAAAAGTGATGCAGATTTATATTCACTGACATGGAAAATTATCCACAAAGCAATTTTGAGTGAAAAAGCAAATTACAATGAGATGTGCCACAGCCATTCCTATAAACAGAATGACCCCAAGATGGTCTAGAAGAATAAGTTATTATCTTTAGGGTTGAAGGTAATGTTCACTTCCGAGGTCACTGTGAAAGGACCAGGTTTTAGGCTTGAATTCAACACACTGCTTCTGGAGGACTGTTTCAAatgacagggaaactgaggccacagCTCAAGGTGGAATAATGCCATCCAGACAGCTTGGCTGCCTTGGATCTGGCAAGTGCATAGAGGAAGCATGCAAATATGGACATGACCACAGGGAGGCAGTAGAGAGCCACCTGCAACTGTACTTCAGGGGCATTCTGCCAGGAAGGGGCTGCAGCCAAGGTGTTGGGCATCTGGCTCCACAGAAACACAGGCAGGGGCATGTCCTGGGCTCCCATCATGGCTCTGTGGGCCCTAGGGATTGCCTTGTACATGTCAAGATCCTCTCCAACCTCTTTCCACATCTAAATGAGTGGAAAGACACCCACAGGTCCTCAGGGATACCCTCAGCGGATCCACGGGACAGCAGCACATAGTAGAGCTTCCAAGGAAAGAACACCAATGATTTTCCCTCCCTCTGAGTTTGGGGAGGGTTCAGTTTCTCTTCGGGGACCAAGAAATGGCACTAGCACAGGTGAAAATAATGGCACACTTTATTGGCATAAATCACAGGAATTGAAATGGAAAAGGCCAGGTTAGAagtttatagagaaaaaaaatcaaatgatcaaATAACCATTGACCCAGAGAGTTGACTCCCAGAAACCCCAGTCCCTCTTGGGGAAGGACCTGGAGTGGGTCATTGTAAACAGAGCAGTAAGGCCTGTGGTGGGCGTGGAGATGTCAGACCTTTGGAGGACCTCCCAGACCTAGGCAGCTCCCAGGCCAGCCCCGAGGAAAAGATCCTCTTCTGGGACCGCAGCATACTCAGCCTGTGCTGGGAGGCCTGTGGACAGGTCTGAATCCCTCCCAGTAGACCACTCCGGGGTCCCTTGCCCTTGACCAGGAAACCCAGGCCTGCCTGTTCCTGCTTTATCCTGGGAAAGAGCTCTGGGGCTTCCTGTCGCTTCAGCAGGACCCTGTCCCTCTGCCCCAAATCCTCTCAGGCTCCCTTGCACCAACCTGGGGCCTTCTCCCCAAATTGAAGTGCAATCGCCCCTGTAAAGGGGGAGGAACCTGTGCCAGTCTCCAGGGAGGGCAGGAAATTTGAGGAAGGAATATGCCCAGTGGAATCAACAAGACCAAAGAGACATTTATGGTCTTCATGGTCAAAATCAGAAACCAATTTTTCCTGAGAAGACAGGAGAAAGCCCCAGAGAAGTAGTGAGGAGGCCGAGAATGTTCAGTGGGTTCTTTGTTGCCAAAAAGCTCCTACTCAGACAGGAAGCAGCCCCCCAAGTATactttccccttctcctcccttagGAACAGGACAGATGAGGTTCAGAATTCCAGGTCCCAAAGGGTCAGACACACTCAGGCCAGTTTGAATTAAGAGCTGCTGGCCTGGGCAGAAAGGAAGGGGTTTCAAAATACAGCAGTTTATAAAACAGTCCTGGTGAGCCATGAAGTTACAGAAGAAGAGTCACAGAGCTGCTCCCAGTTCACCTGCTTAtgctaagagaaaaataaaatacaaattgctcCCCGACCCGGTACAAAGCAAACTCCAAGCCAAAGCCATGGTCACTGACAGGACCAGAAGCagtggatgaggaggaggagaatataAAAGGGAACGTCTTTAAAATCTCTTCAAAATCATCTTGTATCGAGAAATAAAAGCAACTTGGGTGACATAATTCAAACCTCAGTGTAGAAATCTATCAAAGTCGGTACAGTGTCCAGGCCCAGGCGACACTCCCCACGGGTGCTGTCCTGGGAGATGGAGGAAGTGGCTATAAAACATTATTGCTGGAGAGGCCTTTCTCAGTAGAACCGGAGCAGTTATAAAAGGGGCAGTTGGGAAAGGGGACAGTCACCCAGGCCTGGGGAGACTGGAAGGCGAGAGCCCAAGAAACCTGCAGTCCCTTGAGCACTTCCACCCTTGGATGGGTGGGTTTATGCTGGCATTGTTTTGAGGGAGCAGGGAACCCCCCAATTCTCTCAGGACAGTTAGACTGTGGTTTGAGGGGATAAGGATAAAAAGAGACTCCATGTAACCCTGCCGGCCCTTCCCTCCCAAGCTCTGCTGCTGAAATCCGAGTACAAGATGGCTCCAGTGTGGGTTGCTGGCCGGGCCGGGCAGGTTCATGGGGACACATGTCGGGTGGGATGGAGCCCCCAGCCTCCACCTCCAGGAGGATGAGGAGTGGGCAGCCTGGGGAGAGCtgtaggaagaggagggaggcCCAAGGCTTTGGTGGGGGCTAGAGAAGCACACAGGACCCCCATGCCCCTTGTCCCATCCTGTGCCAGCTGAGGATGAGGGTTCCAGTTTCCACGTCTCTGGGTCACAGTAGCAGTCAGGGCGGCGGGGCTGGGGAAGGGACGCCTAGCAGAAGAGCTTGAGGAAGCAGTTCTGGCAGTAAGGCTTGTCGTTTTGCTCCTTGAAGGTGCCCTTGTTCAGCTGCTTGAGGCAGAAGGCACAGACAAAGTGCTCCGGGTGGAACTTCTTGGCCATGGCGGTGATGCAGCGCCCCGTGATGGGCTTCTGGCAGCCAGAGCACAGCGAGCCGCGCCGCTCATGGTAGTGTACCTCGCAGTACGGCTGCCCGTCATGCTCAAAGAAGCTGCCGTTGATGAAAGGTGTGAAGCATTCCTGCCAGACAGAGAGGGGGCACGCTGGAGGACAGGGGCTCAGAGGCTGGCCCTTCTGGCTGGGCCAGCTCCTGGCATCATGCACAAGGACAGTCCAGGTCATCACACTCGTACTGACCCACTTGCCCAACATTTCCTATGTGCAGAGTGCTGGGCTACGTGCTTGCAGTTAAGGGACCAGCCCAAGGTTGTGCAGCTACTAAGGTCATACCCTGCATTCAAACAAGGTTGGATTCCTGGGTACCTAAGCAGGGGCTGTGACTGTGTTGCCAGAAACTCTGGTGCTAAAAAATGGGATCTGTTCTTGGACTCTGCATCCTAGGTCACTATTTGGATTCACATGTGCATTTAGAAGTTTCCCAAACTTATTTGATCAGAGAACCCTTGATGGACCCCCAGCTGCCTCTTCCAGCCCCTCCAGATGCTTTCAAGGCTCCTTACCCGGCACACAAAGCACTCAGGATGCCAAAGGGTATTGAGGGCTGAGATGTAGTTCTCCAGGATGGCCCGGGCACAGCCACCACACTTGGGCGCAAACATGTCGAAATAATCCTTTCGGCAATAGGCCTTGCCATCCTTCTCATGGAACCCTGAGGAACAAGGGATTTGGAGCAAGTTTAAGGCCTTCAGAAATGGAGTTATCCTTACCCCAACCTCAGCAGAGTCTCCCAGCCCTCCGAGGGGACAGTGGGTTAGTCCTTCCAGTCCTGCCGTACCTTCAGGACCAAAGAAGGCTCCACATTGGGCACAAAAGAAGTGCTCAGGATGCCAAGTCCGGTCAAGGGCCGTCACCACTTTCTGTGAAAGCAAACAGTGGGAATGAAAGTTCAGCTAccagccaggtgaggtggcgcCTGCCTGCGTCATCCtggcacctcaggaggctgaggtaagaagatcgcaagttcaaagccagcctcagcaacagggaggcgctaagccactcagtgagaccgtctctaaataaaatacaaaatagagctggggctggggctcagtggtcaagggtccctgagttcaatctctggtccaaaaaaacaaaaaagaaatttcagcTGCCACTCACAACTGAGACTCAGGTGCCACTGTCCTTCCCACCTTGTTTCCAGCTCATAGCCAACGAGAGTAAAATGTTCCCAGCAAGGTCTCTCCTACTTATACTCAAAAACTCAATCTAAGAGTTCAGAATTATTAAAAGATGTGACATGCCAGACCCTCTctcctttaatcctcacaaagGACTGAGATCATAGGTTCACTGACTCCTATTTTATAAGTAAAGAGACTTAGGCTCAGAAAGGCGAGGCATTTCCCTATCATCACACAGCAGGAAGAGTGAGACGGCTGCCGTTCAGCTTCATTTGTTGGTCAGGGCTCCTAATTCCTGGGAGTCTTGCAGAAGGAATTCTGGACAGAAGTGGAGGGGAACTGGAGCTACCTAATGTGCATCAGGATGACCTGTGGATCaagcctgggtttgaatcttagTTTCCACCATTTCTCTAAGCCCGCACCATCTGAGGGCTATGGCAAAGATGAAATGAGCTGATGCGGGCATCGTGCCCAGATAAGGGGAAATCCTGGCTgccacccccgccccccgccccccatccCACCACTGTGCCACCAGCATAAGCTCACATCCAGGATGGGACCGTTGCAGTAGTAGCAGCGTGGGGAGAAGAGGTTGTGATAGTCCTTTTCACAGTAGGGCTGTCCATCCCGCTCGAAGAAGTTCCGGGATCCGATCTCTTCCTGGCAGTGGGTGCAGACAAAGTGTTCAGGGTGCCAAGTCTTCCCCATGGCAGTCACAACCTGAGGAGGACGATGGAAGGTGgctcagggagaggagaggagaggagcggAGCACAGGGCTCTGTGCCCACCTCCCCACTCATCACCTGCCCGGCGATGGGCTTCTTGCAGGCCCCGCAGACTCCTTTGGCAACCGTGGCAACCCCCAACTTGTTCAGGTCAGACTGCAGGCTCCCCAGCATGCTGTCCAGCTGGCTCCCAGGCTTTGGGGGTCCCCCGGGGGGTGAGCTGCTCCCAGTCTTCCCCTGAGCCATGAactgtggagagggaagggggcTGGTCAGGACGTCTGGGGTATGGGGTCAGCAGGGCATCTTGAAGCACTGCAGCCCGGAGGCCGCTCTCCCTCCTGTACAGGTAGTACCAGTGAGACAGGGGCCCGGGGAGCCCTAAACATGGGAGTGACATTTGCAGGCCATCCTGGTGGATGGGGGCTCCCAAGGGATAAAAGAAAGGGCTGGTAGCACCCTGCTGCACCCAAGGAAACACCACAAACAGGAGCTCAGCCCCCGGCCCTGGCACTGACCCCTCCCTCGTCCTGCCCTTCAGGGCTGCTCTGCCTGCCCCCTGGAGGCCAGCTGGAGTGCCACTCTCCATCCGCTCTTTGTTCCAGGCTGTGCATCTTAGataggggaggaaaggagaagaaacttttcttttaaaaaactaaaga from Urocitellus parryii isolate mUroPar1 chromosome 3, mUroPar1.hap1, whole genome shotgun sequence carries:
- the Rplp0 gene encoding large ribosomal subunit protein uL10, with amino-acid sequence MPREDRATWKSNYFLKIIQLLDDYPKCFIVGADNVGSKQMQQIRMSLRGKAVVLMGKNTMMRKAIRGHLENNPALEKLLPHIRGNVGFVFTKEDLTEIRDMLLANKVPAAARAGAIAPCEVTVPAQNTGLGPEKTSFFQALGITTKISRGTIEILSDVQLIKTGDKVGASEATLLNMLNISPFSFGLIIQQVFDNGSIYNPEVLDITEETLHSRFLEGVRNVASVCLQIGYPTVASVPHSIINGYKRVLALSVETEYTFPLAEKVKAFLADPSAFVAAAPVAAATTAAPAAAAAPAKVEAKEESEESDEDMGFGLFD
- the Pxn gene encoding paxillin isoform X6, with translation MDDLDALLADLESTTSHISKRPVFLSEEPPYSYPTGNHTYQEIAVPPPVPPPPSSEALNGTVLDPLDQWQSSGSRLIHQQPPSPSPVYGSSAKTSGASNPQDGVGSPCSRASEEEHVYSFPNKQKSAEPSPTVMSSSLGSNLSELDRLLLELNAVQHNSPGFPAEETNTSPPLPGALSPHYGIPENNSPVGVKAGPLTKEKPKRNGGRALEDVRPSVESLLDELESSVPSPVPAITVNQGEMSSPQRVTSSQQQTRISASSATRELDELMASLSDFKFMAQGKTGSSSPPGGPPKPGSQLDSMLGSLQSDLNKLGVATVAKGVCGACKKPIAGQVVTAMGKTWHPEHFVCTHCQEEIGSRNFFERDGQPYCEKDYHNLFSPRCYYCNGPILDKVVTALDRTWHPEHFFCAQCGAFFGPEGFHEKDGKAYCRKDYFDMFAPKCGGCARAILENYISALNTLWHPECFVCRECFTPFINGSFFEHDGQPYCEVHYHERRGSLCSGCQKPITGRCITAMAKKFHPEHFVCAFCLKQLNKGTFKEQNDKPYCQNCFLKLFC
- the Pxn gene encoding paxillin isoform X5 codes for the protein MDDLDALLADLESTTSHISKRPVFLSEEPPYSYPTGNHTYQEIAVPPPVPPPPSSEALNGTVLDPLDQWQSSGSRLIHQQPPSPSPVYGSSAKTSGASNPQDGVGSPCSRASEEEHVYSFPNKQKSAEPSPTVMSSSLGSNLSELDRLLLELNAVQHNSPGFPAEETNTSPPLPGALSPHYGIPENNSPVGVKAGPLTKEKPKRNGGRALEDVRPSVESLLDELESSVPSPVPAITVNQGEMSSPQRVTSSQQQTRISASSATRELDELMASLSDFKMHSLEQRADGEWHSSWPPGGRQSSPEGQDEGGFMAQGKTGSSSPPGGPPKPGSQLDSMLGSLQSDLNKLGVATVAKGVCGACKKPIAGQVVTAMGKTWHPEHFVCTHCQEEIGSRNFFERDGQPYCEKDYHNLFSPRCYYCNGPILDKVVTALDRTWHPEHFFCAQCGAFFGPEGFHEKDGKAYCRKDYFDMFAPKCGGCARAILENYISALNTLWHPECFVCRECFTPFINGSFFEHDGQPYCEVHYHERRGSLCSGCQKPITGRCITAMAKKFHPEHFVCAFCLKQLNKGTFKEQNDKPYCQNCFLKLFC